A part of Fimbriiglobus ruber genomic DNA contains:
- a CDS encoding extracellular solute-binding protein: protein MVAAVAVGALGCGGATAPPPAAGGADKPFAGVTLTATCPDETFARELTARCAAWAGRTGAKVVVESKPRADAGRGDVVVIRPTEIGAFAAKGDLLPLPSSYQGSGHALQWPRIVDIYQKSLSGWAGEVVALPLAGDGYVLAYRADRFADNAHRAAFQQKHARPLAAPATWEEAAEVAAFFADADKKPSLPPVPADPARLLTEYHQVAACYDRAKVAGGAESADPHATERALSFHIQAETGRPRLSAPGFTAAAAWLHAAVPFRAPLGGPGGTDPVYALDQGSAALAVLSLAEVGRLPRDPSGVVAARFRIANLPGTRTYFDPTGQRVPAARDAGPQGNFVPYLGSGGWVAGVATGCAAPDAGWDLLAELAGVTASLATIGEPTVGAGPFRIEHLDPAAWIRYGFDKNRTVDLAQGMRHYLGTDVTNPALALRTPDQAALMAALETEVRAAATGKSDPAAAIARAVDAWTTHDAAQKPEDLTKWRRNAVNLK, encoded by the coding sequence GTGGTCGCCGCCGTGGCGGTCGGCGCGCTCGGGTGTGGCGGCGCGACGGCCCCGCCGCCGGCCGCGGGGGGCGCGGACAAGCCCTTCGCCGGGGTCACGCTGACGGCAACCTGCCCCGATGAGACGTTCGCCAGGGAACTGACCGCCCGGTGCGCCGCGTGGGCCGGGCGGACGGGGGCGAAGGTCGTCGTCGAATCGAAGCCGCGGGCGGACGCCGGGCGGGGGGACGTCGTGGTCATCCGGCCGACCGAGATCGGCGCCTTCGCGGCCAAGGGCGACCTGCTCCCGCTGCCGTCCTCGTATCAAGGGAGCGGGCACGCCCTCCAGTGGCCCCGGATTGTCGACATTTACCAGAAGAGCCTTTCCGGCTGGGCGGGCGAGGTGGTCGCCTTGCCGCTGGCCGGGGACGGGTACGTCCTGGCGTATCGGGCCGACCGGTTCGCGGACAACGCCCACCGGGCGGCGTTCCAGCAGAAGCACGCACGCCCGCTCGCGGCCCCGGCGACCTGGGAAGAAGCCGCTGAAGTGGCTGCCTTCTTCGCGGACGCGGACAAGAAGCCGAGCCTCCCGCCCGTCCCCGCGGACCCGGCCCGCTTGCTGACCGAATACCACCAGGTCGCGGCCTGTTACGACCGGGCGAAGGTCGCCGGCGGCGCCGAGTCCGCCGACCCGCACGCGACCGAGCGGGCGCTGTCGTTTCACATCCAGGCGGAGACCGGGCGGCCCCGGCTGTCGGCCCCGGGGTTCACCGCCGCGGCCGCGTGGCTGCACGCCGCCGTCCCGTTCCGCGCGCCGCTTGGTGGGCCGGGCGGAACCGACCCGGTCTACGCTTTGGACCAGGGGTCGGCGGCGCTGGCCGTCTTGTCGCTAGCCGAAGTCGGCCGGCTCCCGCGGGACCCGTCCGGGGTCGTCGCGGCCCGGTTCCGGATCGCGAATCTTCCGGGCACCCGGACGTACTTCGACCCGACCGGCCAGCGCGTGCCGGCCGCCCGGGACGCCGGCCCGCAGGGGAACTTCGTCCCGTACCTCGGATCGGGCGGGTGGGTCGCCGGGGTGGCGACGGGGTGTGCCGCGCCGGACGCCGGGTGGGATCTACTCGCCGAGCTGGCCGGCGTGACCGCGAGCCTGGCGACGATCGGCGAGCCGACCGTCGGTGCCGGGCCGTTCCGGATCGAGCACCTCGACCCGGCCGCCTGGATTCGCTACGGGTTCGACAAGAACCGGACGGTCGACCTGGCCCAGGGCATGCGGCACTACCTGGGGACCGACGTGACCAACCCGGCCCTCGCGCTGCGGACGCCGGACCAGGCCGCGCTCATGGCCGCGCTGGAGACCGAAGTCCGGGCCGCCGCCACCGGCAAATCCGACCCGGCAGCGGCGATCGCCCGCGCGGTCGACGCGTGGACGACGCACGACGCCGCACAGAAGCCCGAGGATCTGACCAAGTGGCGGCGGAACGCGGTGAATCTGAAGTAG
- a CDS encoding IS66 family transposase: MGVSIWVHLLPDKYVFQRPTYRLLDAFRLHGLDLSLGTLTDGLKQLEPLFTPLYDALVGHSQEQTFWHADETRWQVFVTVEGNAGHRWYLWVFPAADVVVFVLSPTRGRETPDAHYGDDAEGTRVVDRYSADKAMAAVQSGTLVLAFCWAHVRRDFLRVRKGRPEHTAWADGWVARIGRLYHRSDERRNATPSRRPFRGPGRRPTSGCETTSRPCGPNVTTSWPTPSCHPPKGKSCRV; this comes from the coding sequence ATCGGCGTCTCGATTTGGGTCCATCTGCTCCCCGACAAGTACGTGTTCCAGCGGCCGACGTACCGCTTGCTGGACGCCTTCCGGTTGCACGGCCTCGACCTGTCGCTCGGAACCCTGACCGACGGGTTGAAGCAATTGGAACCCCTGTTCACGCCCTTGTACGACGCCCTGGTCGGGCACTCGCAGGAGCAGACGTTCTGGCACGCCGACGAGACGCGGTGGCAGGTGTTCGTCACGGTCGAGGGGAACGCCGGTCACCGCTGGTATCTGTGGGTGTTTCCTGCGGCCGACGTGGTCGTATTCGTGCTCTCCCCGACGCGGGGCCGGGAGACCCCGGACGCGCACTACGGGGACGACGCCGAGGGAACCCGGGTCGTTGATCGGTACTCGGCCGACAAGGCGATGGCGGCCGTCCAGAGCGGGACCCTCGTCCTGGCGTTCTGTTGGGCCCACGTCCGCCGAGATTTCCTCCGCGTCCGGAAGGGACGCCCGGAACACACCGCGTGGGCCGACGGCTGGGTCGCCCGCATCGGTCGCCTGTATCACCGGAGCGACGAGCGACGGAACGCGACCCCCTCCCGGCGGCCGTTCCGCGGCCCCGGACGGAGGCCGACCAGCGGGTGCGAGACCACGTCGAGGCCATGCGGACCCAACGTGACGACGAGTTGGCCGACCCCCAGTTGCCACCCGCCGAAAGGAAAGTCCTGCAGAGTCTGA
- a CDS encoding IS66 family transposase, with the protein MRTQRDDELADPQLPPAERKVLQSLTNHWAGLTVFLDQPDVPLDHNTAERAQRGPVVGRKNYYGSGAEWSGRLAAMLFRLFQTLSLANLNPHAWLTAYLTACAEAGGEVPADAERDLPWNLSDEQKRAWSQDREPHPTDTS; encoded by the coding sequence ATGCGGACCCAACGTGACGACGAGTTGGCCGACCCCCAGTTGCCACCCGCCGAAAGGAAAGTCCTGCAGAGTCTGACGAATCACTGGGCCGGATTGACCGTGTTCCTCGACCAACCGGACGTGCCGTTGGATCACAACACGGCCGAGCGGGCGCAACGGGGGCCGGTCGTCGGTCGCAAGAATTATTACGGGTCCGGGGCCGAGTGGAGTGGCCGACTCGCGGCCATGCTGTTCCGCCTGTTTCAGACCCTGTCCCTGGCGAATCTCAACCCGCACGCGTGGCTGACGGCGTACCTGACGGCCTGCGCGGAGGCCGGAGGGGAAGTACCCGCGGACGCCGAACGGGATCTCCCCTGGAACCTGTCGGACGAGCAGAAACGCGCGTGGTCGCAGGATCGCGAACCCCACCCGACGGACACGTCGTGA
- a CDS encoding DUF2341 domain-containing protein, producing the protein MAYDHSLSHPPPLEYPRPLPMKTTFALVAGLVLAGPAAAQYADWKHTGSAWILTTPEGADLPAGVEVNEFPLLVRLHRDFFDFSRAKPDGADLRFASAQGDPLPYQIEEWDAKAGHASVWVRVPKIIGNARQVLKLYWGKADATSESNGKAVFDESNGYLSVWHMCDTVGDEAGTLTSKDTGTTAASGMIGAARHFPGGKGIFGGDRIPNYPSGSRPHTTEAWFRAEQPNGTVLAWGNEQARGKVVMHYQSPPHVQMDCYFSGGNVAGKSTLTKGEWVHVAHTYEKGDSRLYVNGVLDGVTKTASAPLDIRTPARLWIGGWYDNYTFVGDIDEVRVSKVVRSAEWVKLQYENQKPLQTLVGPVVSAGNEFAVSRENVTVSEGRSARLTARAGGAQKLYWLETRDGRESVVAVDRLAYDFAAGRVVGDQRATVRFRAVYPDGVKSKEVAVTIRESIPEPVFTLRAPPAWDGRTAVQFIPEFSNLDGMRSNGAGQLNMVWGISGIAVIKDVRADRLVLTRAQNSGPMTVTVAVDNGGKPTVRSATVRVTEPATDAWVERTPAKDEKPVDGQFYARDDKNEGTLHCNGTLAGAADAVILKVFADGKPFGSATQQPRAGGVYSVAAKLKPGLVKYRVELIARTGDVETVIHKAADLVCGDAFLINGQSNAVATDFGKDDPAFRSDWVRTFGTMSGNVKGFAGWGNAVHRGRDGEKLQIGYWGMELGRRLVEAHQVPVCVINGAVGGSRIDQHQRNAADPTDEKTIYGRLLWRVRRARLTHGIRGVIWHQGENDQGADGPTGGYGHETYRQSFIDLAAAWKQDYPNVRHYYVFQIWPKACSMGVNGSDNRLREAQRTLPTAFSNLSVLSTLGIDPPGGCHFPAAGYAEFARSLCPLIERDFYGKAPTASITPPDLKRAAFTGENQDELVLEFDQPVKWDNALGGQFSLDGARGQVASGSVVGTTLRLKLTAPSTAKTVTYLDSAAWSQKALLKGENGLAALTFCEVPISPANPAARR; encoded by the coding sequence GTGGCGTACGATCACTCACTCTCCCACCCTCCTCCACTCGAATACCCCAGACCCCTTCCCATGAAAACGACCTTCGCCCTCGTCGCAGGCCTCGTACTCGCGGGGCCTGCGGCCGCGCAATACGCCGACTGGAAGCACACCGGTTCGGCGTGGATTCTCACGACGCCGGAGGGGGCCGACCTACCGGCCGGTGTGGAGGTGAACGAGTTCCCGCTTCTGGTCCGACTTCACAGAGACTTCTTCGACTTCTCCCGGGCGAAACCCGATGGCGCGGACCTGCGGTTCGCATCCGCGCAGGGCGACCCGTTGCCGTACCAGATCGAGGAGTGGGACGCGAAAGCCGGTCACGCGAGCGTGTGGGTGCGGGTGCCCAAGATCATCGGCAACGCCCGGCAGGTACTCAAACTGTACTGGGGCAAGGCCGACGCCACGAGCGAGTCCAACGGGAAGGCGGTGTTCGACGAATCGAACGGCTACCTCAGCGTTTGGCACATGTGCGACACCGTCGGGGACGAGGCGGGAACGCTCACGTCGAAGGACACGGGAACGACGGCCGCCAGTGGGATGATCGGCGCGGCCCGACACTTCCCCGGCGGCAAGGGGATCTTCGGTGGCGATCGGATTCCGAACTACCCGTCGGGGTCGCGTCCGCACACCACCGAGGCGTGGTTCCGCGCCGAGCAGCCCAACGGCACCGTCCTCGCCTGGGGCAACGAGCAGGCCCGGGGCAAGGTGGTGATGCACTACCAGAGCCCGCCGCACGTCCAGATGGACTGCTACTTCTCGGGCGGGAACGTCGCGGGCAAGAGCACGCTGACGAAGGGCGAGTGGGTTCACGTCGCGCACACCTACGAGAAGGGCGACTCGCGCCTCTACGTGAACGGCGTCCTCGACGGCGTGACGAAAACGGCGTCCGCCCCGCTCGACATCCGCACCCCGGCCCGCCTCTGGATCGGCGGGTGGTACGACAACTACACCTTCGTCGGTGACATCGACGAGGTCCGCGTCTCCAAAGTCGTCCGTTCCGCCGAGTGGGTCAAGTTGCAGTACGAGAACCAGAAGCCGCTGCAAACGCTGGTCGGCCCGGTGGTGAGCGCGGGGAACGAGTTCGCCGTCTCCCGCGAGAACGTCACCGTGTCGGAAGGCCGGAGCGCCCGACTCACGGCCCGCGCCGGCGGTGCCCAAAAGCTGTACTGGCTTGAGACGCGGGACGGGCGGGAGTCGGTCGTCGCGGTGGACCGGTTGGCGTACGACTTCGCGGCGGGTCGGGTCGTCGGCGATCAACGCGCCACCGTCCGCTTCCGGGCCGTGTACCCCGACGGCGTGAAATCGAAGGAAGTCGCGGTAACGATCCGGGAGTCGATCCCGGAACCGGTGTTCACGCTCCGGGCGCCCCCGGCGTGGGACGGCCGGACGGCCGTCCAGTTCATACCGGAGTTCAGCAACCTGGACGGGATGCGATCGAACGGGGCGGGCCAGCTCAACATGGTCTGGGGCATCTCCGGCATCGCCGTCATCAAGGACGTTCGGGCCGACCGGCTCGTCCTCACCCGCGCCCAGAACAGCGGGCCGATGACCGTCACGGTGGCCGTCGACAACGGCGGCAAACCGACGGTGCGATCGGCGACGGTCCGCGTGACCGAACCGGCGACGGACGCCTGGGTCGAGCGCACGCCTGCGAAGGACGAGAAGCCCGTCGACGGCCAGTTTTACGCCCGCGACGACAAGAACGAAGGCACGCTCCACTGCAACGGCACGCTCGCCGGAGCCGCCGATGCGGTGATCCTCAAGGTGTTCGCCGACGGCAAACCGTTCGGCAGTGCCACCCAGCAGCCGAGGGCGGGCGGGGTGTACTCGGTCGCGGCGAAGTTGAAGCCGGGGTTGGTCAAGTACCGGGTCGAACTGATCGCCAGGACCGGCGACGTGGAGACGGTGATTCACAAAGCGGCGGACCTCGTCTGCGGGGACGCGTTCCTCATCAACGGCCAGTCGAACGCGGTCGCCACCGACTTCGGCAAGGACGACCCGGCGTTCCGCAGCGACTGGGTCCGCACCTTCGGCACCATGTCCGGCAATGTGAAAGGGTTCGCCGGCTGGGGGAATGCCGTCCACCGCGGCCGCGACGGCGAGAAGTTGCAAATCGGCTACTGGGGGATGGAACTCGGTCGCCGGTTGGTGGAGGCCCACCAGGTGCCGGTCTGCGTCATCAACGGGGCGGTCGGTGGGTCGCGGATCGACCAGCATCAGCGGAACGCCGCCGACCCGACCGACGAGAAGACGATCTACGGCCGGCTCCTGTGGCGGGTGCGGCGGGCTCGGTTGACGCACGGCATCCGGGGCGTGATCTGGCACCAGGGCGAGAACGACCAGGGAGCGGACGGCCCGACCGGCGGCTACGGCCACGAGACGTACCGCCAGTCCTTCATCGACCTCGCCGCCGCGTGGAAGCAGGACTACCCGAACGTCCGGCATTACTACGTGTTCCAGATCTGGCCGAAGGCGTGTTCGATGGGCGTCAACGGCTCCGACAACCGCCTGCGCGAAGCCCAGCGGACCCTGCCGACGGCGTTCTCGAACCTGAGCGTCCTGTCCACGCTCGGCATCGACCCGCCGGGCGGTTGCCACTTCCCCGCCGCCGGGTACGCCGAATTCGCGCGGTCCCTCTGCCCGCTCATCGAACGCGACTTCTACGGGAAGGCGCCGACCGCGTCGATCACCCCACCGGACCTGAAACGCGCCGCCTTCACCGGCGAGAATCAAGACGAACTCGTCCTGGAATTCGACCAACCGGTGAAATG